The following proteins are encoded in a genomic region of Vibrio spartinae:
- a CDS encoding hydrogen peroxide-inducible genes activator, whose protein sequence is MNKWPSLKQIHYLVTLYETRHFSEAAGRCFVSQSTLSKGIQTLEVLIGCPLYEKKDKKSPLVFTHAGEQVVHQGRELLAKGQDLIEMGKLCQGDLMEGQLRVGCIPTIAPFLLGDLVQEVNLRFPKLHLLLREDTTTNLLQGLRHGELDVLVLALPVDIGNMESRIVGKDPFRMIISKSQADRIPVPIRYDDLPDESVFLLENEHCLTEHAVSACQLTEKEKINPFMATSLHTLVQMVANGLGTTFIPQMAIQHGLLDNQNLVVVEPPGQSAFRLIGLVWRPSSSRTQVFHQLSEVVSELL, encoded by the coding sequence ATGAATAAATGGCCGAGTTTAAAGCAAATTCATTACTTGGTGACCCTGTATGAAACACGCCATTTCAGCGAAGCGGCTGGACGCTGTTTTGTCAGTCAGTCTACGCTGAGTAAAGGCATTCAGACGCTGGAAGTGCTGATCGGGTGTCCTTTATATGAAAAAAAGGATAAGAAGAGCCCGCTCGTCTTTACTCATGCCGGAGAGCAGGTCGTTCATCAGGGCAGAGAGTTACTCGCCAAAGGGCAAGATCTGATTGAGATGGGGAAACTCTGTCAGGGCGATTTAATGGAAGGCCAGCTCAGAGTCGGTTGTATCCCAACGATTGCTCCGTTTTTATTGGGAGATCTGGTTCAGGAAGTCAACCTTCGCTTTCCTAAGCTTCATTTATTATTGCGAGAAGATACCACGACCAATTTGCTGCAAGGCCTGCGCCATGGTGAACTGGATGTGCTGGTCTTAGCTTTACCCGTTGATATCGGTAATATGGAAAGCCGAATTGTCGGTAAAGATCCCTTCCGAATGATTATCAGTAAAAGTCAGGCTGATCGTATTCCGGTTCCGATTCGTTATGATGACTTGCCTGATGAATCGGTGTTTCTGTTAGAGAATGAACATTGTTTGACAGAGCATGCTGTGTCGGCCTGTCAGTTAACGGAAAAAGAAAAAATTAATCCCTTCATGGCAACCAGTTTGCACACGCTCGTGCAAATGGTGGCGAATGGGTTGGGCACGACGTTCATTCCGCAAATGGCAATTCAGCACGGCTTGTTGGATAACCAGAACCTGGTGGTTGTTGAGCCGCCCGGTCAAAGTGCATTTCGTCTGATTGGTTTAGTCTGGCGGCCGAGCTCTTCTCGCACTCAGGTTTTTCATCAGTTATCTGAGGTGGTGTCAGAACTCCTTTAG